The Dyadobacter sp. 676 DNA window AGACCTGGGTGCCTGGTCTATTCCGAAAGGTGAGTACGAAGGCCCGGAAGACCCGCTGACGGCGGCCAGGCGCGAATTCGCGGAGGAAACCGGGCTGCCGGTCGACGGCGATTTTTTGCCATTGCAGCCCATTAAGCAAAAGGGTGGCAAGGAGGTGCTTGCATGGGCGATCGAGGGGGATATCGATGCCGCGAAAGTCGTCAGTAATGTCTTCGAAATGGAATGGCCGCCGCGTTCGGGCAAAATGCGGCGGTTTCCCGAGATCGACCGGGCGGAGTGGTTCGACCTCTCCACGGCCCGTAGTAAAATCAACGAGCGGCAACGCGGTTTCCTGGACGAATTGGAACAGTTGCTGGGGTAATGCTGCCCGATTTCGGGATGATCCGCAAAAAATCAGGTTCGCCGTGTTTATTAATTTGTAATTAAACTAAATACGGCATTTCTTTGCTCCCGAAGCATTCCGGCGCGTGGCGTCCGATGCGCAAATCAACTCAAATAGTATTCATGTCTCAGAAAAAGACGGCCCTCGGCAAGTTCATCGGAACATTACACCTGTGGCTGGGATTGGCGACGGGCGCGGTGATCATGGTCATCGGTCTTACCGGCGCCATTTATGTTTTTACAGACGAGCTTAAACCGCTCGTTTATCGCGACCGTCTTTTCATCGAGCCAGAAAACAAACCGAAACTGCCGTTGAGCCGGCTACTTGAAGCAGCACAGCAGGCAGTAGGGGAAATGCGGCCGGTCACCCGGGCCGAAATCTCTTCCCGGCCCGACAGGACCTATATTTTCAGGGCATTGAAGGTCGATAAGGACGGTTTTTCGCATTGGGATTATTACAAATATTATTGGAGGGCGTATGTTAACCCTTACAATGGGAAGGTAGTCATGCTGGAAGACAGCCGTAATGAATTCTTTACCCTTGTGCTTGGGCTGCATATGCGGATGCTGTTTGGCGAAAAGATAGGCCACACCGTCGTAAGCTACGCCGTGCTGGCTTTTGTATTCATGCTGATTTCGGGGATTGTATTATGGTGGCCGGCGAAATGGGGCAAACCGAATGTCGATAGGAGCTTTAAAATCAAATGGAATGCCAGATGGAAACGTCGTAATTACGACCTGCACAATGTGCTGGGCTTTTATGCCGGCGCTATCCTGATGATGTGTGCGCTTACCGGACTTGTGTGGGCATTCGAGTGGTTTGAGAAAGGCGTGAAAACGGCGGTGGACGGCGGCAAGCTGGCGGAAGTGCCCGCGGTCTTTTCGGATACCACGCAAACAACGGACGCCGGGGCGATCGACCGGATTTTTACAGCAATGCAGCAAGAAAAGCCGCAGGCCTACGGGTATCTTATCAATTTTCCCGCAAAAGGCAAATTGCCCGTCAATACCTCTACTTACCTCAGCGAAAGCAACCGCTACGACCGCGTGCAGGGCCAGTACGATCAATTTACCGGCGCGCGGCTACGTTCGCGTTCCTTCGGGGAGCTCACCAACGGCGAGCAGCTGTATGCCCTGAACTTCGACCTGCATGTGGGCGCCTGGGCAGGGCTGCCGGGCAAAATCCTGACTTTTTTCGCGGGTTTGATATGTGCGAGCTTACCGGTTACCGGATTTGTGATCTGGTGGGGGCGGCGTAGAAAGTCGGCACGGGAAGCGAAAAAAGAAAAGAAACCGGCTACGCAGCGGAAAGCGGCCCGTCGGGTGATGGCGGTGCAAGGCTATACGCCCGGGTTATCCCGCTTGTCCGAGGAAGAAAAATAACCCGATAACCGCCGAAAAAAATATCACCCAGCCCCAGAATATCCTCGCCGGAGGCATGTGGCCATATACGAGCACGCGGACTCCCAGCGGCAATAACGCGCTACAAAGGCAAGCCGTCGCAATTACAGACATGACCGTGCCGCCTTTCAGAACGCCGATCATCATGGCCGACATCATTGCCAACGCGACCACTTCCACGGGCCGTAAGGTGCCTGAAAGCCACGCCCCGATGGCCAATACCGCCCAGCCAAATAAAATGGCGCCGGAGAGCGTCGAAACGATGTGAAAAGCCCCGTACGACTGCGCCACCACTTCAGTGGCCCTGGGCAAGCCCAGGATGCCGACGAGTTGAAACGCCAGGTGGTTGATTCCCGAATGGAACGTCCGGGCAAAAAGTCCGAACATTACCAGGCTGCCGCCCCATACCGCCC harbors:
- a CDS encoding NUDIX domain-containing protein, translated to MAGRSAGILMFRRKVSLEVLLVHPGGPFFARKDLGAWSIPKGEYEGPEDPLTAARREFAEETGLPVDGDFLPLQPIKQKGGKEVLAWAIEGDIDAAKVVSNVFEMEWPPRSGKMRRFPEIDRAEWFDLSTARSKINERQRGFLDELEQLLG
- a CDS encoding PepSY-associated TM helix domain-containing protein; translation: MSQKKTALGKFIGTLHLWLGLATGAVIMVIGLTGAIYVFTDELKPLVYRDRLFIEPENKPKLPLSRLLEAAQQAVGEMRPVTRAEISSRPDRTYIFRALKVDKDGFSHWDYYKYYWRAYVNPYNGKVVMLEDSRNEFFTLVLGLHMRMLFGEKIGHTVVSYAVLAFVFMLISGIVLWWPAKWGKPNVDRSFKIKWNARWKRRNYDLHNVLGFYAGAILMMCALTGLVWAFEWFEKGVKTAVDGGKLAEVPAVFSDTTQTTDAGAIDRIFTAMQQEKPQAYGYLINFPAKGKLPVNTSTYLSESNRYDRVQGQYDQFTGARLRSRSFGELTNGEQLYALNFDLHVGAWAGLPGKILTFFAGLICASLPVTGFVIWWGRRRKSAREAKKEKKPATQRKAARRVMAVQGYTPGLSRLSEEEK